The region TCCAAACAGGCACATGCCCGACGACATGAACATGGTGGCAGCCAGGCCCTGATCGTAGATCATCGTGGGGTAGATCTTGAGACTCACAAAGATAAATCCGCTGAAAGTGGCCATGCTCAAAGAGGTGCCAATGGAGCGAATCTGCAATTAGTAGGCAACAAAATATGTGATACTTTTGCAAACTGAAAGATAAATATCTACTCTAGATAGAGAGATTAGTTTTTGAATTTGTCAATATTTTGGTGTTACATAGTATTACTCGAAACCCAAGAACATCATAAGGTGAAGCCTCCCATTGATTTTTTTGCAAACCACTCACCTTAGCTGGCAGCAGCtcaatgatgatgatgaacatcAGGGCTATGACTCCCAGTGATGCAATGCAGGCCACGAAGCACATTATCACCAATGGCAGCCAGCCATTCTGGTCCAGGAACTCCTCCGAGGCGAAACACTTCAGCAGAGCGATGGCCAGCTCACCCGAGCCCATTCCACCCATCGAGGTGAGCAGCAGGACCCGACGTCCCAGGCGATCCACCAGGGCCACAGCACTGAAGATGCCCACCAGCTGGGCAGCTCCCACCACAATGGTGCAGGTGTTCGGGTCCAGTTTGTTGCCCAGCTCCGCAAAAATGTGCGATGTGTAGTTGAAGATGGCAAAGCTCCCCGACAGCTGATTGCAGATGATCAGCACGAAGATCAGGCCGAAAATCTTAAGTGTCGGAACGTTGACTGCAaaggtaataataataagtaataTGGAGTCTGTTCGATATAAAATGGTACATGGTCGATCCTCTTAAGGTGAAAATAGCATTTAACTAATGTGCGTTTATTATAGTACATCAAAATGCCAATCTTCGAAGTAGTAACCACACTACTTCCGTATGATCAGtttatctttttaattatgatGACCACACAAATTAATCTTTATTTAACCTCTTATCTCACTCACAGAAATCTCGCCAAGAAATGCTCTCGGTGACGCCGCCGCTGAGAACCTGAAGCCGAAAGGTGTCGAACTCTACTTTGGCCGCGTCATGCTTGGAGGCCTCCTTGTCAGAGGAGGTGGGGGGCTTCAGATTTTTGTAGAAGTAGAAGGACTTCTCCGCCTGGTCGTCGCGCCCATGCCTCAGCAAGTATTGTGGTGTCTCCGATAAGCCAATAACTGCCAGCATAAACACCACCGGCAGGGCGACGATAATGCACGGCATCAGATAATACGAGAGATACGAGGCCATTGTAAAACCCACCATCATGCCGATGCTAACGTACATCATGGCCATGGACGACAAAGCTCCGCGAACGCTGGAATAGTTGTGATTTCCTTATATTATTTCAgaaataaatctttttattCGCCTAGTTTTCATAAGGATCCATCTAGCAATATCAAAGCTTAAATTAATCCAAGGGGGATCGATGCTCCGAAGTTTAAATTTTCAGAAAGCCCCTCTAATATAAccgttaatatttttaaatgattgaCTAATGTAATGAAATCAAGTACTCGTTACTTAAATGTAGACAGCCTTTAATTCCGAGTACTTCATTATAAATAGCCAATACTTCCCGGAGCTCTATCTAATCGATGGAAGTCAGACAAAAGTGTGTCCGTAGTATTGAATGGAACAACGCAGTGTTTATCAGCTGCACGTAAAACTTGAAATAATCTATAGTTAATAGATTACCCTAATCCAAAGGGTTGTTTCTCACTCGAAACCGACGTCACTTACCTATTGTCGGCTATCTCCGCTATGAATATGGGCAACACTACATAGCAGCCGCCTCCGGACATTCCCGCCAGAAATCTCCCAGCATAAAGATACGTGACGTCCTGGGCGCAATAGATAAGGATCCAATAAATCTATGGAATACAAGAACACGCTGAAGTGACTCAAGCTCTTGGGAAACCCCTTCAAACCTTATCTACCATATTGGGTATGGCCAGGAAATACATGCACAGTTTACGGCCCAAGCGATCGAGCAGCAGTCCGAAGATGATATTGCCAGTCAGCGAGCCTAGGCCGATAAGTGATCCAACCCTGACAATATAGGCCAATTTCACCTAAATTCACCAATTTCTCGTGGGAAATCAACTTACCAGGATGCCTCTACGATGGTCAGTGGTTCGCCTAGGGGACTCTCGTCGGATCCCAGGAGTCGTAGAGAGGGCGACAGCCATCCCACGGCAATTCCATGGGTCAGCGTCATAATGTGCACTGTGCAAATTAACCTTTATTAATAGTTCCTGTCGTCCTCCGAATTCTCACCCACCCGTCATGGTGGCAATAAATTGCCATCGGTAGCGCGCACTAAAAACACTCAGCTTCTGCGGATGACTTGAATCGAAAGTCATTTTGGCGGCTTTATTTTAAGActcccaaaaatattttttggattaCCAACTAACCGCTGGGCGGTCGTGCGCCTAATGAGAGTTCTCACTTTGGGTGGCCAACCTTTTTGTAGTGGAAATCACGTCGAGATACGCCTTCTTCCCAATCTTCTCGGGATCGTAAACAACAATGACGATTATAAAATTGTTGCTGATAAGATAAGTGTTAAGTAGTCACTAACTCTTTACCGCTGATTAATGCACTACGTTTTCTTTGGGGAGGTCTGGCGAGAGAAGTCTGTAAATTTTGTTGCAAAAAAAGggccataaaaaaaaaacatcgaCAGTAAGGCTAATCTTACTGTTGAACTTGTTGGATGCGGCACATAATACTATGTAAACTTATAAACAAAACCTTGCTTGCGTTGGGCGACAATATTGTTGTAAACagtaattgtattttattaagcTAATCCGCATTTACACTTTatgattgtttttaaattttcacttttttaaagAATGTTAGATTCCAAAATTATGATGGAATAtggaaatatgattttttaacCAGAGGCCGAAGATAAGAGAGGAAAACAGTTATCCTACTTTTATATGTTTTCTTATCAACGGAAAATCGTAACAGGGGGATAATGATTATGGCATCAATTAAGTTGGAAGCTGATTTCAAGAGGCCTTGAAATCCACACACCATTCAATTTTTTATCTAGCAGCAATTCGGTTGTTTCCATTTATTATTACTAGGTTAAAGTAATTTAACGTTATCACAACAGCCTGTCACTAAGGACCGATTTCGCCAAACGCAGTAGTTTGTCACGTATCTGCACAAAGTAAAATCGATGTGCACGGCTTTCAGTAACCCATTAATGAGTCAGACTCTTTCCTCTCGTCTCGGGCAAAAATATGCCCAGCACTATTAAGCCCACAAGGGCGAAACCTGCCGACATGAACATGGTGATATGCTGATCGTCACGGGATAAATCATGAGGGCCATGAACACTGCGCAACTGAGCCCGCACATGCTCAGGGAGACACCAGGAGCGCGGATCTGCAAGGCACGACTCCTTAGCCAGGTCTATCGACAACCACCCAAGCACCGGCTTACCTTAAATGGGAGAAGTTCGACGATAATGACAAACGTCAGAGCCACAAGTCCCACCGAAGACGTGTAAGCCACGATGCACATTAGGGTCAGCGCAACCCAGAAATGGCGGTTCAAATATTCCTGCGAGGCTAGGGACCTTAGAAGCCCCACGCCGAACTCGGCCAGACCCATCCCGGCCAGCGATGGGATCAACAGCCATCGGCGACCCACTCGATCCACCAGGATAACTGCGCTGGCTAGGCCAGAGAGCTGCACAACACCCATGAAAATGCCACACATATTCGGTTCCATGCTGCTGCCGAGCTGAGCGAAGATGGCCGACGCGTAGTTGAAGATGGCAAAGGATCCCGACATCTGATTGCACACCAGCAGCACAGCGATGAGGGAAAAGGCCTTTCCCGAGTCCTTGTTACCTGTGTGCAAAAAACAATTGGATGCAAGTTGACTATTCTTCAAGGACAGCTTGGAACTTCAAAAAACTATTTAGGTATCTATATTTCACTTACAGAAATCCGAAATTGTAACCTTTTCTTGAATGCCGCCGCCTAGGACTTTATCCCGAAAAATTATGAACGCCTCCTTGTTTTCGTCTTGTTTGGTCGGATCCTTTGACAAATTCTTATAGAAGTAAAAGGACTTCTCGGCCATTTCACTACGACCCCGTTTCAGCAAATCTTGTGGCGGCTCCGGAAAAGGAATGAGCAGACAGAAAAACGTTATGGGCAGCAGAATGACGACGCATGGTAGCATATGGTAGGATATGTAATAAACCATTACAAAACCTAAAGTAAGTCCGCCACAGAGAGTCAGCATGAAAAAAGATCCTAAAGTTCCTCGGACGCTTGAAAAGAAaggaatatttataattaaaacaattttgtaatcattaaaacaaatataaataagttaGCTGAGCAAATGTGTTCCATATTATCAGTGGGCGTAAGACTAATAAAAATACGACTTGATCGTCATTTTCTTCCAAA is a window of Drosophila biarmipes strain raj3 chromosome 3R, RU_DBia_V1.1, whole genome shotgun sequence DNA encoding:
- the LOC108027050 gene encoding facilitated trehalose transporter Tret1, yielding MTFDSSHPQKLSVFSARYRWQFIATMTVHIMTLTHGIAVGWLSPSLRLLGSDESPLGEPLTIVEASWVGSLIGLGSLTGNIIFGLLLDRLGRKLCMYFLAIPNMIYWILIYCAQDVTYLYAGRFLAGMSGGGCYVVLPIFIAEIADNSVRGALSSMAMMYVSIGMMVGFTMASYLSYYLMPCIIVALPVVFMLAVIGLSETPQYLLRHGRDDQAEKSFYFYKNLKPPTSSDKEASKHDAAKVEFDTFRLQVLSGGVTESISWRDFFNVPTLKIFGLIFVLIICNQLSGSFAIFNYTSHIFAELGNKLDPNTCTIVVGAAQLVGIFSAVALVDRLGRRVLLLTSMGGMGSGELAIALLKCFASEEFLDQNGWLPLVIMCFVACIASLGVIALMFIIIIELLPAKIRSIGTSLSMATFSGFIFVSLKIYPTMIYDQGLAATMFMSSGMCLFGLIVLGLFLPETKGKLMTH
- the LOC108027096 gene encoding facilitated trehalose transporter Tret1 isoform X1, whose amino-acid sequence is MGIWSKRTRWQLISTLALCLMSLTHGISLGWFSPTLPLLRSKNSPVGPIDVTEVMWIGSMFGFGSLICNMFICFPISFFGLKKCMYFVPIPNMINWILIYFASKSAFLHVARVLLGISGGTMMVCFPIFIAEVSDNNVRGTLGSFFMLTLCGGLTLGFVMVYYISYHMLPCVVILLPITFFCLLIPFPEPPQDLLKRGRSEMAEKSFYFYKNLSKDPTKQDENKEAFIIFRDKVLGGGIQEKVTISDFCNKDSGKAFSLIAVLLVCNQMSGSFAIFNYASAIFAQLGSSMEPNMCGIFMGVVQLSGLASAVILVDRVGRRWLLIPSLAGMGLAEFGVGLLRSLASQEYLNRHFWVALTLMCIVAYTSSVGLVALTFVIIVELLPFKIRAPGVSLSMCGLSCAVFMALMIYPVTISISPCSCRQVSPLWA
- the LOC108027096 gene encoding facilitated trehalose transporter Tret1 isoform X2 translates to MSLTHGISLGWFSPTLPLLRSKNSPVGPIDVTEVMWIGSMFGFGSLICNMFICFPISFFGLKKCMYFVPIPNMINWILIYFASKSAFLHVARVLLGISGGTMMVCFPIFIAEVSDNNVRGTLGSFFMLTLCGGLTLGFVMVYYISYHMLPCVVILLPITFFCLLIPFPEPPQDLLKRGRSEMAEKSFYFYKNLSKDPTKQDENKEAFIIFRDKVLGGGIQEKVTISDFCNKDSGKAFSLIAVLLVCNQMSGSFAIFNYASAIFAQLGSSMEPNMCGIFMGVVQLSGLASAVILVDRVGRRWLLIPSLAGMGLAEFGVGLLRSLASQEYLNRHFWVALTLMCIVAYTSSVGLVALTFVIIVELLPFKIRAPGVSLSMCGLSCAVFMALMIYPVTISISPCSCRQVSPLWA